In Lycium ferocissimum isolate CSIRO_LF1 chromosome 3, AGI_CSIRO_Lferr_CH_V1, whole genome shotgun sequence, the genomic window GTGAATGGGGCTGATAATGCAAAAGGTTAAAATAGGTTAAATTTACTCTTTCAAAATTCATAGATTTATTTATTTGCCTAATATTGTAATACTCTCTTTCCTAATCTTATAAGGATTGTCGTATTCCAAAAAGGAAATTCTCCCACCTTTTCTATTACTAAGTCAAAAGGATTTCGGCTTCTAAAATACTAAAACATCAAACCTTTTTCATGTAGTATTAGGATTTCGTGTTTGTAAAAAAGGTTTCAAGTCCACTTGCTCAATAATCATATTAATCGAACATTTGTTTTTTGACCAGAGAGAAGTTTTAATACTCTGCATAATTTATTCATGATGATGTGTCAAAACCCTCGAGTAAAAATACGTCAGGAGTTGGCAAAAAAAGACGAAGCCATTATTGAACATCTAGGGTTTCCTTCTAATTCCTAGGAAACCAAGGACAAAAACAATTGTAAAAAAGATTGTGAAGAAGGATCAAAAGTTTAATTCATCAACTAGCTGCATTGGCTACAAGAGGGTGAGCAGAAAAGATGATTAGTCAAAGTGTAGTAATCAGATGTGTAGCAATTGTTACTCTAAATCACTTTCAGAATACAAAATTCCAGGACCTATTTTTGATGATCTTGATGCATTGGTATGGGATAAAAATATCGGTTTTAACTTTTGGGATTACATTCCAGACATAGTTTGCATGTGCATCCGTGTTTCGAGATCGAAATTTCATATGCATAAAGAAAATGTATGAAAAGCATTGAGTTTAATTTATTCCTAAATTGGTAtacatattattttatttttgatctATGCTTGAACGTATTTTGACTTTATAACATCAGactagataaaatatcatcccTTACTGGCAGCGCAGCACCCTCAAATTTATAACATCTTATATTAATATGTTGTTTGATACATAATTCACTCCTAAACTTGCACCAAATTTGCAGTTACACTCTTAAACTTTGCGAGTAAATTGACACACTCTTGTACTTTTCCGGGAGTACTTTAgttaagataaaaataaaaagagcgAACCTGTTAAACCAACTGCTTAATTAAGGCATATATAACAATGGTTCGAAACATTCACATATCATAGTTTAACATCCCAGTCGGAGCCACCCAAGCAATTTTCTGAGGGATATCCTTCTCTTAATCCTACTCTTATTAGTAATAGTACTTTGTTCTGTCTTTTTTGTCGAAGGTATTTCATTAGTCAAGCCTTTTTCCTGCAAACAGTAaattcattatcatatcatattagtaAGTTTGAAATTTTAACTTGGAAATAGAGTGAAAATTATCGCAATAATCAGTAAAACTACAATGACAGTATAAATATTGTGTACATTGttaatgtatatataatgtaaatcCTTCTAATAATATGATAAAGTTAGAAAACTAACTTGTATACGCAATCTTTTTAGTTTATCTCTCGTGGAAGCAGAGGCGGATTTAGGATTTGATGCTTGTGGGTTCCAActcatatcaaattaaaaaatataaggagAATGGTTATGCTTGTGGGTTCCCAAGTcgtatttgatatatatttactGAATTTTTCAATATAAATACAGGATCCGAACAAATACATGAGGGTTCCTGGGAACCCCCATATACTAAGCTAAATCCGCCCCTGCGTGGAAGTCCTATTAAACAGGATAAATTAAATCTGATATATTCTATAAGACAATAAATACTCCTTCCTGTTGGTACCAAGGGTATGACTTTTCAACTGTGAACTCACTAGTTAGTAGTAGtactctctctgtttcaatatgtgtttttcaatttttttttttttttttttaaagtaactcTTTTAACTCCAACATCCCACAAAAtatgtttaagatcacaagattcaagtgCAGTTTGGTGCATTACACATCTGTAGTTGAAGACCACGACATTTAAGTCTTCCTTACTTAACTatgtgtctagtcaaactaagacacaaAATGAAATTGAGGGAGTAATTAGTGACTACTATAGTATTAACAATCTTCAGGAAGTGacattttgtaaataaaatccaaaaagaAGTTATTTTATACACATGCATAACAAGCGTACATATATTATTCCATGAAACATCATGAAACGTGGTCTTTATTATTACCTCGACTACAAGATGATCAGGGCCTTTCCTATCCTGGAGATTTGATTTTTCGTCCTGGGCTTGGCCTACTGTAATTGAAACATGCCCTGATGATGAGCTCGACCTTGACGTGTTTCCTTCATCCATATCTAGGCTTATCTGGCTTAACTATATATGCAACACAAACCAAGAAAAgttaccaacatcacaacatcCATATCTAGGCTTTTCAAGAGTTTTAACTTTTGTACAAGTTACATAACAAAAATAACTACTACAAATTATTGTTCATAACTAGTACTAGTAAACTTAATAACCAGCCGGCGGTAGACTGTAACGAGACCAGGAGAATTAAAGCAATGATAACGAAGAAGAAGACAcaattttacgtggaaaccctcAAGGGGAAGAAAACCACACTCGTCACCAACTCTTATTTCTCAATGAATTATTCAAAAAACCATGAATAAATAGGATGTGAAAGACTCTAAACCCAGTCGAAATCGGATACATGTCCCCCAAGCTGTATTTTCCAAGTTGGAAACGGACCACTTGCTTCGTCCATTGCAGGGGGGCTGCAGCCCCGCGCAGCCCCCGCAGTCGATCAGGCCAACAAACTTAACAGTAGACAACTTGCTATAATATACTTAACACTAACAATGTAATTTATGCtgatattgtatatatataagttaagtAGGAATAATTATTTCTGAAACCTGCAAAACTCGAGTCTCAAGTAGCGCTAGTCGCTCCATGAGTGTGCCTTTGTGATGAACTTCTTCAAGAGCAGAGGACAGAGTTAGATTAGTCTTGGACTCATCCTCCTCTCCTTCCTCTTTCTTCAAGGCAGTATCTCTTCCTGAAAGCCCATGTTTCTCTTCCAGAAGCTGCACCTGCATCACCATTTATTATTTTCCAGTTAGAAATAGTAAATAGTTGAAAAACAGCTTAGACAAAGCCAAGAATCCTAGCAAgaggattaaaaaaaatgcaaaagtgctatatacgtatatgtacacATCTGTTAAGGGATTCAATGGTTAATATATGCACAAAAAACATTGTTTTTATCCTACTTGTTGCACGGTATAATTTCCACCAGAGGGGATTCAATCGAACTCCCTGCATTACCTTTAGCTCCGCCACTGCTTTCCTTTAGGGGCAGTGGCGAAACCAAAATTGTGACCATGTGAGTGCTGATCAGTTGAGAGGGTGGATTCTACGATATATTTAGCTTTATAAATACCTTTTTtacacatatataagtatatagaATCCGACAATGAACTAAGAGGTTCTGCTAAATGACTTACTAGGCGATCAAGGCGATCTAACCGTGGAAGAGCAGGCAAGGAAGAAGCCAAGTCTTGATTCTCTTGCTGGTTCATAATGTGGACACACAAGTAAGGGCCTTATTTTCTCTCTATAATATGTGCAATATATAAGGCATATTAGTGCAAATTTATCTGCTATGGTTGAATGTTCATCAAGAGAGAAAGATTGCAGAAGTGGACAAAGTGATTCTGAAATCTTACCAGTGCTAGCTTTCTAAGATGTTGAAATATCAGTAGTTGGTGATCTAATAGAAGCCCAATTAAACAATAGGGACGTGGGGTATTAAATGACAACGAACAAGCCATACCCTTtcgtcatcttcatcatttaattTGCTCTTTATCTTATCGTGGGCTATGTATCTCATATCTATCTCAATGACCAGCTTGTTTCTCTCCCACCTCGCTGCGTGCACAAATTATCTTGACAAGTCAAAGTTCGCCTCATTATGTGACTAGTTATATGGTTATTGGCCCGTAAATAATTTTGAGACAGAATTATGCTTAACAAAGGCATGAAATGTGAGTTAATCGATTTGAAGTGTGATCCCACAACGTTAAGAGGAGTCATGTTTACATGTGTACACTAGGACAAGTTTTGAAGGAAAACACAAAACAGAACAAAAAGGAAAGGGTGCAGGACTGAGCGTCAtaacagtggcggagccaggaatCTGACTAAGGGTGTTCAAATttataaagtaatttttttttttttagcgagTGGGTGCaccaaaatttttaaatcaaaatagaTAATATTTAGCTTTGCCATTTCCTTCGTAACTAAAATTTGAAACGTATTTTTGAGTTTCACTGAAGTTTTAATTGAGTAAGGAAAATCACTCAAGGGagtcaaataaagaaaatcatcgGGCACCAGTAAAAACAAAAGGTTGAAGGTAACAGAAGAGAATAAAAAAAGAGTTAGAGAAGAGCGAACCAGACAACCATCTTTGACGTCGTCCGATGAGTTTAGACGATGAGGTTTTACACAAACTTCTTGAGTACTTAAAAATAAAGTCAAATATACTTTGTTTTTCAATAAAAATAGTAAACTTATTTGGCTTCAGgtgtcaaaaacaacaataattttaaaaatatatatttttgtaaatttaaataaatatttttattagatttaaaatttatattgaattgtaattTTCATTGTCAAATTTTCTTATAAGGAAAAACATTAAAAAGATAGCAGTGAAACCTTCTTTctgatttaatattttaatgaagAAAGTAAAAGAGAGATTGGGCCTACTGTTTAGCAACGTAAAAAGCAGTGCTTCTCCAAGGGGTTTTAGAACAAAACTATAACAAATGCTTCAGCAAGGGTTTGAACCCGTGGCGTGAGGCTCTCAATGAACACCCTTAACCACTGAGCTGCAGCATATAGTTGTTATAATGGTGTTCATTGTATATACATAACTTAAATTTACAATAGCTTCACCTATGCACCGGCTATAATTTTTCGGCGAAGGGTGGTAGCTCCGCCCCTGCGTCATAGTAGCGCCAAGTGcctggatattgttggaatctGAGGATGATTATTTTAGCAACAAAGTAACAAATTTATTTTAGATTTAGCACAGACCTAAAAGAACAATAAGGTAAACCAAATAGAGAGATGTAAAGGACGGGATGTGCAGATCTCAGGTGTTACGTATTACTTATGACTTAAAATGCAAGTGAAGAGGTGCTGACCTGAGCTTACTCTCAAATGGTGGCACAAGTTTGAGGTAGTCGTTGGTATCTGATATGTTGTCTCAGCTTACTCTCAGCTTGAGGATAGTCCCAGTCTAGTGATTCCCAAAATCCTTGTTCTTCCCCTACATAGATATATCTGAGAGCATATGGAATAAACAATGGTTCTCCAGCAC contains:
- the LOC132051075 gene encoding uncharacterized protein LOC132051075 — encoded protein: MNQQENQDLASSLPALPRLDRLDRLVQLLEEKHGLSGRDTALKKEEGEEDESKTNLTLSSALEEVHHKGTLMERLALLETRVLQLSQISLDMDEGNTSRSSSSSGHVSITVGQAQDEKSNLQDRKGPDHLVVEEKGLTNEIPSTKKTEQSTITNKSRIKRRISLRKLLGWLRLGC